In Drosophila innubila isolate TH190305 chromosome 2R unlocalized genomic scaffold, UK_Dinn_1.0 1_C_2R, whole genome shotgun sequence, the following are encoded in one genomic region:
- the LOC117784190 gene encoding uncharacterized protein LOC117784190 — protein sequence MLLCLGKQTLLLTLIICLQLLHVAQSQYRDNANLLCTQMLNTQLLERCCGDLKPSNLPFVQSKCEQYKDDFGACRYECIFNHWHLLHRNNSLIMSNVRSMVDQLYPRESGFNSYSVMLLESFEHCDSLSSTYTGMMRMYATLPDPETGVNSAGFKCNKNAMLYAKCTIANMFLNCPSDFWQESLEDCAASRRLLSHCVRFLDGMDDVNSRGKLRSHSSSASHNLKIRSLQPSTHWYTAFINWLVF from the exons atgttgttatgtCTAGGAAAACAAACTTTGTTGCTCACTCTGATCATTTGCCTGCAgctgttgcatgtggcacaaAGTCAGTACAGGGACAATGCCAATCTGCTGTGCACCCAAATGTTGAACACTCAGTTGCTTGAGAGATGTTGTGGTGATCTTAAGCCCAGTAATTTGCCCTTTGTCCAAAGCAAATGTGAGCAGTACAAGGACGACTTTGGCGCG tgTCGCTACGAGTGCATATTCAATCACTGGCATCTGCTGCATCGCAACAATTCGTTGATTATGTCAAATGTTAGATCCATGGTCGATCAGCTTTATCCCAGGGAAAGTGGCTTTAATAGCTATAGTGTCATGCTGCTCGAGTCCTTTGAGCATTGCGATTCCTTGAGCTCCACTTACACGGGTATGATGCGTATGTATGCTACACTTCCAGATCCGGAGACGGGGGTGAATAGCGCTGGTTTCAAGTGCAACAAGAATGCCATGTTATATGCCAAGTGTACCATTGCCAACATGTTTCTCAATTGTCCCTCGGATTTCTGGCAAGAGAGCCTTGAGGATTGCGCTGCTAGCCGACGGCTGCTCTCCCATTGCGTTCGATTCCTCGATGGCATGGACGATGTCAACAGTCGTGGCAAATTACGATCTCACAGTTCCTCTGCAAGCCACAATCTAAAGATTCGCAGTCTCCAGCCATCCACACATTGGTACACGGCCTTTATTAATTGGCTTGTGTTCTAG
- the LOC117782756 gene encoding uncharacterized protein LOC117782756, with the protein MSPCLHECIFNARKVLSGKQLNVENAERMLQELLGNNKDFVDVYSTQSCCRFPDVNFKPYEKRCGHFMLDGLHIWPCSFECIYKAAGVLNGTQLVLDKVDLMMDQLFKDQQHLKDVFVEGFVKCKSKEEEILKTLKRRRFPNKAKCSPLAMLYGICAYKHVFNNCPNDNWTNSSMCNRIRACEQSRLT; encoded by the exons ATGTCACCA TGCCTGCATGAGTGTATTTTCAATGCGCGCAAAGTGTTGAGTGGCAAGCAACTGAATGTGGAAAATGCCGAGAGAATGCTGCAGGAGTTGCTCGGCAATAACAAGGACTTTGTCGATGTCTAT TCAACGCAGAGCTGTTGCCGGTTTCCTGATGTTAATTTCAAGCCCTATGAGAAGCGATGTGGCCATTTTATGCTTGATGGCTTACATATTTGGCCT TGCAGCTTTGAGTGCATTTATAAGGCTGCTGGGGTTCTCAATGGCACCCAGCTGGTATTGGATAAAGTGGATCTAATGATGGACCAACTATTTAAGGATCAACAGCATTTGAAAGATGTGTTTGTGGAGGGATTCGTCAAGTGCAAGTCCAAGGAGGAGGAAATTCTAAAGACCCTGAAACGTCGCCGTTTTCCGAATAAAGCCAAATGTTCTCCTCTGGCCATGTTGTATGGAATTTGTGCCTACAAAcatgtatttaataattgccCAAATGACAATTGGACCAACAGCAGCATGTGCAATCGCATTAGAGCCTGTGAACAGTCCAGATTGACTTAA
- the LOC117782757 gene encoding uncharacterized protein LOC117782757, whose protein sequence is MYHLTLMTICCLLICCCVEAAFKDFVIGAESKERVNQNDLSFGCEAEEEQEQQLMDLQDMMQEGIGDTQQLLSVLLQHAQRLGLCLEQFAQLHSMEHADPFDAEVGCSAAESLSYGEQPSWYDVFFN, encoded by the exons ATGTATCATTTAACTTTGATGACAATTTGCTGTCTGCTCATTTGTTGCTGCGTGGAAGCTGCTTTTAAGGACTTTGTTATAGGAGCCGAATCAAAAGAg CGTGTGAATCAAAATGACTTATCTTTTGGCTGTGAAGCGGaagaggagcaggagcagcaactCATGGATTTGCAGGATATGATGCAGGAAGGCATTGGAGATACCCAGCAATTGCTCAGCGTGTTGCTGCAACATGCCCAACGTCTGGGACTCTGTCTAGAGCAATTTG CACAATTGCATTCTATGGAGCATGCTGATCCCTTCGATGCGGAAGTTGGCTGCAGTGCAGCAGAGTCGCTCAGCTACGGCGAGCAGCCTAGTTGGTATGATGTGTTCTTCAACTGA
- the LOC117785078 gene encoding uncharacterized protein LOC117785078 has product MLMQLPCHAHAAYNCTSPPNFNNFDINSCCRTPEINLGNVPQKCQKHVNQLKSANEKYPAYAHLCYPDCIYRETGALLNGKLQMDKVRAFLQEHVHRRDREIVPHIVRSFETCTDNIHGHMKSSKQQTYKVLPQGCSPYAAMIYSCVNAETFLNCPSKMWKTDEACNVAKEFAQQCNPLPHVPLPIS; this is encoded by the exons ATGCTCATGCAGTTGCCGTGCCACGCCCATGCCGCCTACAACTGCACATCGCCGCCGAACTTTAACAATTTC GACATCAACTCGTGTTGCCGCACACCGGAAATCAATCTGGGCAACGTGCCACAAAAGTGCCAGAAGCAcgtaaatcaattgaaatcgGCTAATGAAAAATATCCGGCGTATGCGCATCTG TGCTATCCGGATTGCATTTATCGCGAGACGGGCGCCCTGCTCAATGGCAAATTGCAAATGGATAAGGTTCGGGCATTTCTACAGGAGCATGTGCATCGACGAGATCGCGAAATTGTGCCACATATTGTGCGCTCCTTTGAGACCTGCACGGACAACA TTCATGGACACATGAAGTCAAGCAAGCAGCAGACCTACAAAGTTCTTCCCCAGGGCTGTTCTCCCTATGCAGCCATGATCTACAGTTGCGTCAATGCGGAAACCTTCCTCAACTGTCCCAGCAAAATGTGGAAAACGGATGAAGCTTGCAACGTGGCCAAAGAATTTGCTCAGCAATGTAATCCCCTGCCGCATGTGCCGCTGCCCATTAGTTAA
- the LOC117785251 gene encoding uncharacterized protein LOC117785251 — translation MFSGSLLMGIIKERHTLFLPWLKYSGILLALGTVLLLYSCILQIVVYPKHFYKQLASLCLYIVILSFGTYIKCVIHSLYKEVKKSSNQNVPLNPVTVEAPISNPETRQHGDYQQF, via the exons atgttttcggGCTCGCTTCTCATGGGCATAATTAAG GAACGTCATACACTCTTTCTACCCTGGCTTAAATACTCTGGCATTCTTTTGGCACTTGGCACTGTTTTACTGCTCTACTCTTGTATATTACAAATAGTTGTATATcccaaacatttttataagcaaTTGGCAAGCTTGTGCTTGTACATTGTTATACTCT CTTTTGGAACGTACATTAAATGTGTCATTCACTCATTGTACAAAGAGGTGAAGAAATCTAGCAATCAGAATGTCCCATTGAACCCAGTTACGGTTGAAGCACCAATATCCAATCCGGAGACTAGACAACACGGAGACTACCAGCAATTTTAA
- the LOC117784310 gene encoding diuretic hormone receptor produces MSAFFWILLLSVQISIRSGLSSCIALVTLFHFFTLTNFFWMLVEGLYLYMLVVKTFSGDNIRFNIYASIGWGGPALFVVTWAVAKGLTVNYNTEKYDINCPWMEETNVDWIFQGPVCAVLIINLTFLLRIMWVLITKLRSANTVETRQYRKAAKALLVLIPLFGITYLVVLAGPSESGLMGHMFAVLRAVLLSTQGFWVSLFYCFLNSEVRNALRHHVSTWRDSRNIQRNQNRRYTTKSFTKGGGSPRAESMRLIFITSPLTSYYGRGKRESCVSSATTTTLVGQHAPLTLQRGSNNALHMLPTNSNLTGTGSTLSVLPRAISPLMKQGLEENSV; encoded by the exons ATGTCGGCTTTTTTCTGGATTCTGTTGCTGTCTGTGCAG ATCTCCATTCGCAGTGGATTGAGCAGCTGCATTGCTCTTGTCACGCTCTTTCACTTCTTCACGCTGACCAATTTCTTTTGGATGCTGGTCGAGGGTTTGTATCTATATATGCTGGTGGTCAAGACCTTCTCGGGCGATAACATACGCTTCAATATATACGCCTCAATTGGCTGGG GCGGCCCAGCACTTTTTGTGGTTACCTGGGCGGTGGCAAAGGGACTGACGGTTAACTACAATACGGAGAAG TATGACATCAACTGTCCCTGGATGGAGGAGACAAATGTCGACTGGATATTCCAGGGTCCTGTTTGTGCTGTCCTCATTATCAATCTGACATTCCTGCTGCGCATCATGTGG GTGCTTATTACCAAACTCCGCTCGGCAAATACTGTGGAGACGCGTCAGTATCGAAAGGCGGCAAAGGCGCTGCTCGTTCTCATTCCGCTCTTTGGCATCACCTACTTGGTGGTGCTGGCAGGACCCTCCGAATCGGGACTAATGGGTCACATGTTTGCCGTTCTACGGGCCGTACTCCTCAGCACACAG GGCTTTTGGGTGTCGTTGTTCTACTGTTTTCTCAACTCGGAGGTGCGAAATGCGCTGCGACATCATGTATCCACCTGGCGCGACTCACGCAACATTCAACGCAATCAGAACCGACG CTATACAACAAAAAGTTTCACCAAGGGCGGCGGCTCCCCGCGCGCTGAAAGCATGCG gttaatttttataaccaGCCCTTTGACCTCGTACTATGGACGCGGCAAGCGGGAGTCTTGTGTCTCTtcggccacaacaacaacactggtGGGACAACATGCACCGTTGACATTGCAACGCGGCTCGAACAATGCGTTGCACATGCTGCCCACGAACAGTAATCTAACGGGAACTGGCAGCACACTCAGTGTCCTGCCTCGGGCCATAAGTCCCCTAATGAAG CAGGGACTCGAGGAGAATTCTGTCTAA
- the LOC117782758 gene encoding lysosomal aspartic protease encodes MKLLFLLFLLILAATVLQSLQLHRVPLRRFPSVRHRFQQFGIQMDRLRLKYSSKTEVGEVRSVPLSNYLDAQYFGPISLGTPAQTFNVIFDTGSANLWVPSDTCYHKLACQIHSRYNAKRSRTYQANRKRFDIQYGSGSLSGFLSQDTLRVAGLSVSNQTFAEATDMPGPIFLAAKFDGIFGLAYRSISIQNIKPPFYAIMEQNLLPRPVFSVYLNRQASSRQGGYLFLGGSSPRYYRGNFTYVPVTHRSYWQIKLEKARIGQLQLCQKGCQVIIDTGTSFLAVPYDQATLINESIGGIPAAYGQYSVPCEQVPHLPTLSFSLGGRRFQLKGEDYVFHDIFADHTVCASAFIAVDLPSPSGPLWILGDVFLGKYYTEFDMGNHRIGFADAKD; translated from the coding sequence ATGAAGCTGCTTTTCCTGTTATTCCTGCTTATCCTGGCAGCAACTGTCCTTCAATCTTTGCAACTGCATCGTGTTCCCTTGCGTCGTTTTCCCTCGGTGCGTCATCGTTTTCAACAGTTTGGCATTCAAATGGATCGACTGCGTCTCAAGTACAGCTCCAAAACGGAGGTGGGCGAGGTCAGAAGTGTGCCGCTGAGCAATTACCTGGATGCACAGTACTTTGGACCGATAAGCCTAGGCACGCCGGCACAGACCTTCAATGTGATCTTTGACACGGGCTCGGCGAATCTTTGGGTGCCCTCGGACACCTGTTATCACAAGTTGGCCTGCCAGATTCACAGTCGCTACAATGCCAAGAGGTCACGCACTTATCAGGCGAATCGGAAACGCTTTGACATACAATATGGCTCGGGCAGTCTGTCCGGGTTCCTGTCGCAGGATACGCTACGTGTGGCGGGACTGAGTGTGAGTAATCAAACGTTTGCAGAGGCTACGGATATGCCGGGTCCCATCTTTCTGGCCGCCAAGTTCGATGGCATCTTTGGCTTGGCCTATCGCAGCATTTCCATACAGAACATCAAGCCGCCTTTTTATGCCATCATGGAACAGAATCTCCTGCCACGTCCGGTCTTCTCGGTCTATCTCAATCGGCAGGCGAGCAGTCGCCAAGGTGGTTATCTTTTCCTGGGTGGCTCCAGTCCACGGTATTATCGGGGCAACTTCACCTATGTGCCTGTAACACATCGCTCCTACTGGCAGATTAAGCTGGAGAAGGCGCGCATTGGACAGCTGCAGTTGTGCCAGAAGGGTTGTCAGGTGATCATCGACACGGGCACCTCATTTCTGGCCGTACCCTACGATCAGGCCACACTCATCAATGAGTCCATTGGCGGCATACCCGCTGCCTATGGTCAGTACTCTGTGCCCTGTGAGCAAGTACCTCATTTGCCCACATTAAGCTTCAGTTTGGGCGGTCGTCGCTTTCAGTTGAAGGGCGAGGATTATGTTTTTCATGACATCTTCGCTGACCACACTGTTTGTGCCTCTGCCTTCATAGCCGTCGATCTGCCCTCGCCCAGTGGACCGCTCTGGATATTGGGTGATGTGTTTCTCGGCAAATATTATACAGAATTCGACATGGGCAATCATCGCATTGGTTTTGCCGATGCCAAAGATTGA